One Triticum dicoccoides isolate Atlit2015 ecotype Zavitan chromosome 3B, WEW_v2.0, whole genome shotgun sequence genomic window, NNNNNNNNNNNNNNNNNNNNNNNNNNNNNNNNNNNNNNNNNNNNNNNNNNNNNNNNNNNNNNNNNNNNNNNNNNNNNNNNNNNNNNNNNNNNNNNNNNNNNNNNNNNNNNNNNNNNNNNNNNNNNNNNNNNNNNNNNNNNNNNNNNNNNNNNNNNNNNNNNNNNNNNNNNNNNNNNNNTGGGGGGTAACAGGCTACCCTTTCATTCTATTATAGATAAcattctgtttttgtttttgtatTTTTGGGGGTAACATGCTATTCTCTAATTCATTCTATTATAGATCAAATTCTGTTTTTGTTTATGTATTTTGTGGGGGTGACAAGTTACCTCTAATTCATTCACATTCCGGTTTTGTGTTTGTCTTTAGGTAGGGTAACAAGATACACTCTAATTCATTCTAGCCTAGATAACATTTTGTTGTATTTTTTTTGAGTCTTTGCAATTTCCAGTCTGCGTTTAGTTTGGTTTTTATGGTGGGTAAAAGATTTTACCCTAATTCTTTATTTTTCTAAGAAATGTTTTAGGTTGCAACCGAATTTTGTATTATTTACTATTTTTTTTGTTACATGGAGATCATGAGAATGTCAAGAACATAGGCTAAAATAAATTTTGTATTTGAAATCTATTTTGATTTAGGATGTAGGTTTATAGTAGAGTGATGAGTACATGTGTTTTCGTTTCGAAATATCTATCTGTTTCCTCTAATCTATTTCGAATTTCACATGTGATGGACAGTGATGAGTAGGAATTTTGATGGGGACATGATGATTTACCGAGGGTGGATCGAAAGGAGAAACCGCCCAGGTTCTTTCTTGTGCTTCTTTCCTTTAATTTTTGTCCCATATCTGTTCTGCTTTGTGTTTTCTTCTTTATTCATGGTGGCGCCGGCCTCGGTTCGAGGgaagggaggaagaagaggaaggtaCTTGACCTAGGGCTCTGTGCAGTGGTTGTTAGAGAACACTAAAGGCGCAATGGGTTAATGGGTTTTCTCGGTGCTGGCCTGTTTTAGTTGTGCTTAGTTTTTGTGGACAAAGGGCACCAAAGCCAGAACTGCTGCGCTGGGTTGATCAAATGACCCTTGCACTGAAGTTGTTTCTGGTCTTCATCAGAAACTTACGCTGGATGTGATGGTTTTCACTTTTAGTGAGATTTCAatgaaattcactgaatttcaATAATTTCAGTAGACATTGGAATAATTATGTTTCGGCCAAATATTTCAGCAATTTCAGTATTGCACAGGAATTCAAATagtttttgaaatattttttaaaattttaaatcTTTTAATTGAATTCAAGTGAATATTTCGGTCATTTGGCTGAAATGCAAACTGAAATCACTGAAATTCATTGAATTTCGGTTATTTCGGTTGGTGCTGAAACTTTTCCAAAACTGAAATTCAAAACCATTGGATCAGAGTTCGACTAACCCAAAGTGAGAATTCAGTTGACTGGCAGTAGACAATCCCAACAAGAAATCTCCCCTATTTTACATCCTTATTAAACACGGCTGTCCAATGGACCTTTTACAAGCCTCATAACACACAATACTATTTTTAACCTAAAGTCTACAAGCGCGTGATGATCATATTGCTAACTTCACCCATGTTTGTAGCTCAAAACAGAGTACACTGCCTGCACGACTGCACAAACTAGCCCAACGACTGCTGCCAGGAGCCCGACAGCAAGCCAGGGGTTGCTGAAGTATTTCCGCCTCAGCCATGCCACCCACTTCCGTGATGAGCTCCTAGACCGCTTCTCTAGAATTGAGCATGTCTCCCGCAGGTAGTTGCAATCGGGGTCGTCAGGATCGAATTGGATCCCCTTGCAAAGGTCGGAGAAGCATTTCGCCACCTCGTCGTTGTTGCCGTGGCCGTGCACAATGACATCTCTCTTGGACAACAGCTCCACGTCCTTGGTGGTGCAGGCCATCTGGGACATGAACACACAGTATGCCGTGACATGGCTCCCCACTGCCTCCCGGTTCCTCTGCTCCAGCTCCATCAGGTTGCGTAGCAGCCGCCATGTCTCATTGTCGATGTCCAGGCGGGGCACCTCCAGCGTGCCTCCCCCGCCATTCAGCTTCACGTCGAGGATGCAGCGCATGCCCTTCTCTTTCATGGACAGACCCTTGAACTTCACCCCAGCGAAGCTGTACTCTGTCGCCGAGCGCCACCGGCGCACTTGATCCGAGTCGTTTCCGGTGGCAGCAGGCGGGGCGGAGGGTGGAGCAGGCTTCAAGTGCATATGGAGAAGATGGAGAAGATTGCCAGGCACTGTTGGCTGCGGCGGCATGATGGCCGGCGCTGCCTCTTTATACTTCTGTCTTCTCATGAGATCGAGGGCATACTCCGTGATCTCGTTAATCACACGATCCTTACCATCCAAAGCCGTCAGCTCTCCAATCTTCTGGAGGACGAAGAAAGGTATCTGGTTCTCGGCAAGGTAGAAGACGTCGCGGACCACCGCCAGCGCCTCCGCCCTGTTCGCCGATGGGACGCCGACATCTACAGTCACAGGCGCATCACCTGCGGGATGTGCTTGGAAGCCAACGAGGCGGGAGAGTATGTAGCAGCCGTCGAGGAGGAGCATGCGTACAAACTGCTCACTCGTCATGTCAGCAAACGTGTTGGCGTAGCAGTTCCTCACGGATTCTTCGAGGCATCTGAGCTCGTTGATGTAGACGTTCACCGTCATGCCGGGTCTCGTGGCTCTTGCAGCTGAGAGCACCTTGTGAAGACTCGTCAGCTTGTCGTGCTCCATGGCGAGGTGCGGGCTCCTGCTCTGGGGGCGAGGGTAGTTGTACGGGCCGATGGCGACGTGGTCAGGATCGTACTCGCCGCAGTCGACGTTGCGCGTGAGGTCGCGGACCTTGGCGACGATGATGGGACAAGAAGAGCGCCCGCCCCCGACCTGCGTCTGGGATGAGTTCAGGGTCTCTAGTTTGCCACTGAGCTCATTGGCCAGCTGAGCCATCTCTATAACGTAGGAATTGGCAGAATCGCTAGATTGGCCTGCAATGAAAGCATATACTGTATATGttaatatatatatgaatgaatgtcgACCTGTCAGAAAACAGAGTTTTCTTGGCACCTTGCTGCTCCATTTGCTTGTCCACGAATAGTAAGCCAATTGTTTGCCTTGCTCTCCCGCCTAGAAGAGTAGGAGTAGTTCTTGCCGTCCTGGACTTGAGTTGTGTTGCCCTCTCAACGCTCAGTTCACGCTTTGTTTCAGAGTTGGTAGCCTGGCTGACATCTCTATATGTAACCCATCATCTCCTACTTTACATTTCGTTGAGGATAAGAATAGAAGATTCACGCGCAGGCAAGACCTGTTAGATTACTTAGGAAGCTGCTATATATAATTGACACACTTTGCAAAAAGGAATTGACATATCAGCTGGAGTCAAGTCAAGCACTAAGGTGAAGTGAAGGTGTGCATTTTATTTCCCCCTCGTGCATCTTTCTGAAAAGTAAAAGCTAGTAGGATTCCCGCTTGATAGAGCGCAAGGTTGAGTGGCTACAACAAAAGGAAGAATGGTTTGGCGTGACCTGCTTGTGCACATTTGATTCCCTGCCTGCATCGCCATCAGGCCTATAGAGGCAGCACCGGCCAGCGGAGAAAGGAGTACTACTTACTTGGCTGCCTTTTCTGCTTTACGTCCAGCAGTTTGGCTTTGGCAACGAGGCTAAGTATCTTGCTACCTTCCGTGACATACGTCCAGCAGTTTGGAATAGTATGAGCGTTCAGTATCAGATTCCAATCAACTGAGATTCAGTCGACAGTGTGTATGAATGGCGTTGTggacatgtacaatggttgatatggCGGTCTTATCTTAAGCCTTGCATGTAGTTTAGAGATGACCAAAAAGTATGTCTATAGTGGGttaaaacatggtgagacaaattgtgctaagagatcatctcttgtcttctcttaaataagagaagacaagccttttttaTGAGttatctctcctccacctcatcagttATTTATGTGAGATATGTCAAGTGTAGTTATGATAATCTAACACATGCAATCTGGGTTAGTATGGTACATAGATCTGACTGAAATGATCCCTTTAGGTATGTTTATGTGGATCTTATGGCTATAATATGTTTAGATACATGTTTTTGAATGGGCGATTCAAGGCGGTTTCAAACACCATTATTGGTAATGCTCGTGCGGGTGAAAAAGTGACAACATCGTTGCTCCGGTCCAATTGCATCTTGTCTACCGAAGTTTTTGGAGTATTTCTTCAAACAGAGATTAGTACCATGAAGGTGTTTCCAAGAGATTGCATGGAAATTCTTAGTCATAggagttactttgtattttcttAGATCTTAGATCAAAATCAGTGTACCTATaattgttatgagcatgaataaaaTTACAAGTGTTTCTAAAAAAATACCATCAACAAAAAAGTGATCCAATGATTCACATGACATtgacctccccctcccctcctaatTCAGAACCATTTCTGCTTTTATTTTAACCATATCTGCAAACATATGTTATGACAACGCAAAGACTTGCCCTAGAAAATAACGCGAAAGACTTGTCCTAGAAAATAACGCGAAAGACGCCTCCACTGTTGAGGACGACCACGGTCTCATGGTGATTGCACCCAGAGGGATAACACAACCCTAAACTTTGGCCATTAGCTACACCTTGAATGGCTCAGCACGCTCCACGCTGTACACTACACCTTGGATCGACAAGTCATCTAGAGTCAAGTCAAGCACTGAAGTGAAGGTATGCATTTATCCTCGTGTGCATCTTTGTGAAAAGAGAAAGCTACCGAAACGACTAGCTAGGATTCCCCCATGATAGGGCGCAAGGTTGCGTGACTACAAGAAAGGAAGAATAGTTTGAAGTGACCTGCTTCCAGACGTTTGGTTCCCTTCCTGCTACTTGGCTGCATTGCCTGCTTGGCAACGAGGCTGGCTTATCCATCCATGGTCCATCTTGCCACCTTCCGTGACATACGTCCAGCAGTTTGGAATAGTACAAGCTTTGAGTATCAGATTATGTGTCAACTGAGATTCAGTCGACCGTGTGTGTGCATGTATGCCATTGACTTTTTTAACTAGTACTTAACTAGCCAGGTGCCGCTGGCACATGCCTCACAAATGCAAAGACATCGTCCTAAATGCGTTAAAAGTGTTTGAAAATTAAATTAGGGTTTCATAATATTCATATTACATGATTAGAATGGTTCTGTTGCCATTTACATCATTATGACAAATGAGATGTCGCATGTGATTGAACTATATCTGATCAGCTTTAATTTACAGACGTGTACTTATAAGGTTCCATTTCGAGAAGAACACCATATCTATAACTATATGTGTTGTGTGTACGTGACCTTAGGTCAGTATACATACAACTAAAGTTTAGATCGCACGCTAGAGGCAGTTCTGATTTGATAATGTCACTAGTGGAGAAAAGCCTAGCTATGCGTGCGAAAAACAGCCTTGGTGACGTGGACACCTGACGCCACCAATATGGTGCCACGGTTAAAAAATAGCGCTGGCGTTGGCACCTACACCATCAGTATTTTGAATGGTAATTGCGTGGCGAGTTTTCGAAGCCAGCAGGATTAGTCATCAGTTGTGACGTTCCATTTTTCTCGATACCAGTATTttcattttcaaatttgaaataaaagcTGTACAATAGCGATTTCTGCCACAATGACAGCATAATTCAGTTTCAGAACAATCACTAAATCAACTATATATAAATACTCCCAATGACAGCATTTAAGTTCAACAATGCAATTATTGATATAGTTCAACAAAGTAGGGAACGTAACACACATATGAATGTACACAAGTTCAAATAAATAGAGGCGATAATAACATGATGTATATCTTCCATGCATGCCAACTAGCTAACTACCACTTTTCGGCGGGCGGAGTCAGGGTCATAGTCCGGAGTAAGTGCACCATCATCGATGTCAGCAGGCTTGTAGTAGACCATAATCTCGTCACGATCGTAGTCGAGGTAGAACGTGGCTCTCTCCCCAGCTTCCATCTCGTAAGCATCTGCAAGGGCTTTCCAGCCAGGGCAACCAAAGTAGGTGCGGTTTGCGTCATTGGTGACAAAAAAAATGAATTTTTgggctgtcagcatcttcagggtgCACTGGAATTTGATGGTGGCATCAACTGGAACTTTAAACTTCTCTAAGAAGCCACGCCTTGCCCCGCAAGGGATGACCTAAGCAAAATTGAAACAAAGAAGTAACTAGCTAGTTACACAATTgtcttgtcatgcatgaaactcaaTCAAAACATGTTCAACTAAAACATACCGTCCTAGTGAGGAAGTCATTCGGCAGATCTATGAATAACTTCTTATTCCTTTGTCATCTCTCTGAACCATAGGTTTCACATGGGGCATCCATTTACTGCTTTCATGCATGAAGTTGAGAAAAATAAGCATACATATTTAAGATGCACATAAATATAATGCAACATAATAAGCAGTTAGTATGTAACCAGTGCTATCCGCCCACTAGTTATTAGCACATATGTACTTGTAATAAAACAGTTCTACAAACCATGCCTAGTTcaaacataaaacatgcataaaGTTAAACAACTCATATGAAATAGGTAGGGCGCGCTCAGCTAGTGGCCAGAGGGACCGACCTCATGGTCGTGCCTAGTCGACCTACGACGACACCCCTGCTGATCACCCTCCTCCTCACGCTCCAAGGCATCTCAGTCTATGGGATCCTCCTCTGCGCTCTTCCTGACTGCATACTGAAGTAACATCATCTTGTtggcttctgatacgtctccaacgtatctataatttttgattgttccatgctattatattatccatctaggatattttatatgcatttatatgctattttatatgatttttgggactaacatattaacctagagcccagtgtcagtttctgttttttccttgtttttgagtttacagaaaaggaataccaaacagagtccaattgacgtgccaatttttgatgtttttttatggaccaaaagaagcccccgaagtaaaagagttgggccagaagagtcccgagccgtccacgagggtggagggtgcaccctaccccctgggtgcgccccctatctcgtggatgactcgaagANNNNNNNNNNNNNNNNNNNNNNNNNNNNNNNNNNNNNNNNNNNNNNNNNNNNNNNNNNNNNNNNNNNNNNNNNNNNNNNNNNNNNNNNNNNNNNNNNNNNNNNNNNNNNNNNNNNNNNNNNNNNNNNNNNNNNNNNNNNNNNNccaaaaattcctataaaaacAGAAACCCccggaaataaacctagatcgggagttccgccgccgcaagcctctatagccaccaaaaacctcttgggagcccgttccggcaccctgccggaggggaatccatcaccagtggccatcttcatcatcccagcgctctccatgacgaggagggagtagttcaccgtcggggctgagggtatgtactagtagctatgtgtttgatctctctctctctctctctctctctctctctctctccctctcgtgttcttgatttggcacaatcttgatgtaccgtgagctttgctattacagttggatcctatgttgtttctccccctctaccttcttgtaatggattgagatttccctttgaagttatcttatcgggttgagtctttaatggtttgagaacacttgatgtctgtcttgcgtgggatacccgtggtgacaatggggtattctattgattcacttgatgcatgttttggtgatcaacttgctggttcagtgaccttgtgaacttatgcataggggttggcacacatttttgtcttgactctccgttagaaactttggggcactgtaTGAAGTTCTTtttattggttgaatagatgaatctgagattgtgtgatgcatatcatataatcaaacccgcagatacttgaggtgacattggagtatctaggtgacattagggttttggttgatttgtgtcttaaggtgttattttactacgaactctagggctgtttgtgacacttacaggaatagcccaatggattgatcggaaagaataattttgaggtggtttcgtaccttaccataatttcttcgtttgttctccgatattagagactttggagtgactctttcttgcatgttgagggatttttatatgatctaattatgttattattgttgagagaacttgcactagtgaaagtatgaaccataggccttgtttcctaccattgcaataccgtttacactcacttttatcattagttgccttgctgtttttatattttcagattacaaaaacttatatctgccatccatattgcacttgtatcaccatctcttcctcgaagtagtgcacctatacaatttaccattgtattgggtgtgttggggacacaagagactctttgttatttggttgcagggttg contains:
- the LOC119278692 gene encoding uncharacterized protein LOC119278692, whose translation is MEQQGQSSDSANSYVIEMAQLANELSGKLETLNSSQTQVGGGRSSCPIIVAKVRDLTRNVDCGEYDPDHVAIGPYNYPRPQSRSPHLAMEHDKLTSLHKVLSAARATRPGMTVNVYINELRCLEESVRNCYANTFADMTSEQFVRMLLLDGCYILSRLVGFQAHPAGDAPVTVDVGVPSANRAEALAVVRDVFYLAENQIPFFVLQKIGELTALDGKDRVINEITEYALDLMRRQKYKEAAPAIMPPQPTVPGNLLHLLHMHLKPAPPSAPPAATGNDSDQVRRWRSATEYSFAGVKFKGLSMKEKGMRCILDVKLNGGGGTLEVPRLDIDNETWRLLRNLMELEQRNREAVGSHVTAYCVFMSQMACTTKDVELLSKRDVIVHGHGNNDEVAKCFSDLCKGIQFDPDDPDCNYLRETCSILEKRSRSSSRKWVAWLRRKYFSNPWLAVGLLAAVVGLVCAVVQAVYSVLSYKHG